The Triticum aestivum cultivar Chinese Spring chromosome 3A, IWGSC CS RefSeq v2.1, whole genome shotgun sequence genome includes a region encoding these proteins:
- the LOC123063716 gene encoding dof zinc finger protein DOF5.3, with amino-acid sequence MIFPPAFLDSSSCWNTNHNQLQLQQIGCNTHVTTTPSPAGHGDGGGSNNNNHGQQEGLMATAGAGGGGGEGGGGDGDSAGGGNNKPMSMSERARLARVPQPEPGLNCPRCDSTNTKFCYFNNYSLTQPRHFCRACRRYWTRGGALRNVPVGGGYRRHAKRSAKPKAGSAGSGSAAAGTSSATSTTPSTTACTTGTATAPPALQYSMFGSAPPHGSRFANSFDPASLGLSFPARLLFPDSGAYAADGGAQQQHHHHQGNGNGMEQWAAAQMQSFPFLHAMDHQMSGNQPPASAMPTTMAAMQGMFHLGLQSGGGGGNGDDGGNQQFHHPPAKRDYHQQQQQDYPSSRGMYGDVVNGNGGGFNFYSSTSNAAGN; translated from the exons ATGATCTTCCCTCCTGCCTTCCTCGATTCATCAAGCTGCTGGAATACCAACCATAACCAGCTTCAG CTGCAGCAAATCGGCTGTAACACTCATGTCACTACTACTCCTTCACCTGCTGGTCATGGAGACGGAGgaggcagcaacaacaacaatcatGGTCAGCAGGAAGGATTAATGGCCACGGCTGGggctggaggaggtggtggtgaggGCGGCGGTGGGGATGGTGACAGCGCTGGCGGCGGGAACAACAAGCCGATGTCGATGTCGGAGCGGGCGCGGCTGGCGCGGGTGCCGCAGCCGGAGCCGGGGCTCAACTGCCCACGCTGCGACTCCACCAACACCAAGTTCTGCTACTTCAACAACTACTCCCTCACCCAGCCCCGCCACTTCTGCCGGGCCTGCCGTCGCTACTGGACCCGCGGCGGCGCGCTCCGCAACGTCCCCGTCGGCGGCGGGTACCGTCGCCACGCCAAGCGCAGCGCCAAGCCCAAGGCCGGGTCGGCTGGATCCGGATCCGCCGCGGCAGGGACGTCGTCTGCGACGTCGACGACGCCCAGCACCACTGCTTGCACCACCGGCACTGCCACTGCGCCGCCCGCTCTGCAGTACTCCATGTTCGGCAGCGCGCCGCCGCACGGCAGTCGGTTCGCCAATAGCTTCGACCCGGCGAGCCTGGGCCTCAGCTTCCCCGCCAGGCTGCTCTTCCCCGACAGTGGCGCCTACGCGGCCGACGGTGGCGCccagcagcagcaccaccaccaccaggggaACGGGAACGGCATGGAGCAGTGGGCGGCTGCGCAGATGCAGAGCTTCCCGTTCCTGCACGCCATGGATCACCAGATGTCCGGGAATCAGCCGCCGGCTTCAGCAATGCCCACCAcaatggcggcgatgcagggcatgTTCCACCTAGGGCtacagagcggcggcggcggcggcaatggcGATGATGGAGGAAACCAGCAATTCCACCACCCGCCGGCCAAGAGGGActaccaccagcagcagcagcaggattaCCCAAGCAGCAGGGGCATGTACGGGGACGTGGTCAATGGCAATGGCGGCGGCTTCAATTTCTATTCCAGCACTAGCAATGCAGCTGGTAATTAG